From one Cyanobacterium stanieri PCC 7202 genomic stretch:
- a CDS encoding phenazine biosynthesis protein PhzF family (PFAM: Phenazine biosynthesis-like protein~TIGRFAM: phenazine biosynthesis protein PhzF family~COGs: COG0384 epimerase PhzC/PhzF homolog~InterPro IPR003719:IPR001412~KEGG: cyh:Cyan8802_4230 phenazine biosynthesis protein PhzF family~PFAM: Phenazine biosynthesis PhzC/PhzF protein~SPTR: Phenazine biosynthesis protein PhzF family;~TIGRFAM: phenazine biosynthesis protein PhzF family) gives MKFYTLDVFTNQLFSGNQLAVFPEVEDLSDEVMQKIAIEFNFSETVFVFTDSKADFRLRIFTPGGEIPFAGHPTIGTAFLLAKLGKFDLNSEQREIILREGVGDVPVTIFREQGDKIWTQLQAPSTPEFYLDCPSREDLAQVLSLGIDDLMVDDFVPMGASCGLPFLLIPLRDRDALGRAKVDLGVWERVLKDFWSPHVYLFVPTGKDSFQVRMFAPALNITEDPATGSAATAFAGYLAKYKHGDGCWCWTIEQGLEMGRPSRIKAIALKRNNIIEEIKVGGESVIVTEGILNL, from the coding sequence ATGAAATTTTATACTTTGGACGTTTTTACAAATCAGCTTTTTTCTGGGAACCAATTGGCTGTTTTTCCTGAAGTGGAGGATTTAAGTGATGAGGTTATGCAAAAAATCGCCATAGAGTTTAATTTTTCGGAAACGGTGTTTGTGTTTACGGATTCAAAGGCAGATTTTCGTCTACGCATTTTTACCCCGGGGGGAGAGATTCCTTTTGCAGGACATCCTACCATTGGCACGGCTTTTTTGTTGGCAAAGTTGGGTAAGTTTGACCTTAATTCTGAGCAAAGGGAGATTATTTTACGGGAGGGGGTGGGGGATGTGCCTGTAACCATTTTTAGGGAGCAGGGGGATAAGATATGGACTCAATTACAAGCACCTTCTACCCCTGAATTTTATCTTGATTGTCCTTCGAGGGAGGATTTGGCTCAAGTTTTATCTTTGGGAATAGATGATTTGATGGTGGATGATTTTGTACCTATGGGGGCTTCTTGTGGTTTACCGTTTTTGTTAATTCCTCTTCGTGATAGGGATGCTTTGGGTCGGGCAAAGGTGGATTTGGGGGTTTGGGAGAGGGTATTAAAAGATTTTTGGTCGCCCCATGTTTATCTTTTCGTCCCAACTGGGAAGGATAGTTTTCAGGTGAGGATGTTTGCCCCTGCTCTTAATATTACTGAAGATCCTGCTACAGGGTCGGCGGCGACGGCTTTTGCTGGTTATTTGGCAAAATATAAGCATGGGGATGGGTGTTGGTGTTGGACCATTGAACAGGGATTGGAGATGGGGCGCCCTAGTCGGATAAAGGCGATCGCCCTTAAAAGAAATAATATAATTGAGGAAATTAAAGTGGGGGGAGAGTCAGTAATTGTGACGGAGGGAATTTTGAATTTATAA